A genome region from Trachemys scripta elegans isolate TJP31775 chromosome 2, CAS_Tse_1.0, whole genome shotgun sequence includes the following:
- the LOC117871592 gene encoding heparan sulfate glucosamine 3-O-sulfotransferase 1-like gives MACWWAGWLLLLVEAWGAHLAQGMLEPWAQEALWLGNTSAFQASSLQRRLPQGIIIGVRKGGTRALLEMLALHPQVAAARAEVHFFNREENYRRGLGWYRQQMPLSHPGQLTVEKTPGYFSSPRAPERVRAMDPAVRLLLIVRDPVERLVSDYTQILHNRRARRKPYPPLERLLLRGDRGLDTRYKAIQRSLYALQLARWLAAFPSAHIHVVDGGGLIREPLPELRRVEQFLGLAPSLGPNNFYFNQTKGFYCLRAGARQRCLDESKGRPHPPITEQLLEQLCTYFSAHNEHFFSLVGRTFNWC, from the coding sequence ATGGCCTGctggtgggctggctggctgctcctGCTGGTGGAGGCTTGGGGGGCCCACCTGGCGCAGGggatgctggagccctgggcccaggAGGCTCTGTGGCTGGGAAACACATCCGCGTTCCAGGCCAGCAGCCTGCAGCGCCGCCTGCCTCAGGGGATCATcattggggtgcggaaggggggcACGCGGGCCCTGTTGGAGATGCTGGCGCTGCACCCCCAGGTGGCCGCTGCCCGTGCCGAGGTGCACTTCTTCAACCGGGAGGAGAACTACCGCCGGGGGCTGGGCTGGTACCGCCAGCAGATGCCCCTCTCGCACCCCGGCCAGCTCACCGTGGAGAAGACCCCAGGCTACTTCTCCTCCCCGCGGGCCCCCGAGCGCGTCCGCGCCATGGACCCTGCCGTGCGGCTCCTGCTCATCGTGCGGGACCCAGTGGAGCGGCTGGTGTCAGACTATACCCAGATCCTGCACAACCGCCGGGCACGGCGCAAGCCCTACCCGCCCCTAGAGCGGCTCCTGCTGCGGGGGGACCGGGGCCTCGACACCCGCTACAAGGCTATCCAGCGCAGCCTCTATGCCCTGCAACTGGCCCGCTGGCTGGCCGCCTTCCCCTCGGCCCACATCCACGTGGTGGACGGGGGCGGCCTGATCCGCGAGCCCCTGCCCGAGCTGCGCCGCGTGGAGCAGTTCCTGGGCCTGGCACCCAGCCTGGGCCCCAACAACTTCTACTTCAACCAGACCAAGGGCTTCTATTGCCTGCGGGCTGGGGCCCGCCAGCGCTGCCTGGATGAGTCCAAGGGGCGGCCCCACCCGCCCATCACCgagcagctgctggagcagctctgcaCCTACTTCAGCGCCCACAACGAGCACTTCTTCAGCCTGGTGGGGCGCACGTTCAACTGGTGCTGA
- the POLM gene encoding DNA-directed DNA/RNA polymerase mu: MALVPLKKRRRAPSPPAGPPDTGRFPAVVLCLVEKRMGASRRAFLTQLARAKGFRVDRAYSAAVTHVVSEQNSGDEVARWLEQQREECGAGGDPALLDISWFTESMGAGRPVEIESRHRLRVTALAPLGQQMAPYACQRWTPLLHSNQPLTEALETLAEEAGFSGSEGRSLAFTRAASVLKALPGRLSALEELGPLPGIGEHSRRVIQDVLEDGVSVEVERVKLSERYRTMKLFTKIFGVGVRTASRWYQEGLRTLVDLQERNTKLTRQQQAGLRHYEDLNTPVERGEAESISRMVQEAVQRFLPGASVTLAGGFRRGKPRGHDVDLLLTHPEAGREAGLLSRVVSWLDSQGLILYQHSQENSFALHEGPEPPGGRDVLDRFERCFSIFRLEAQGHLGAVRGWKAVRVDLVMAPVDQFPFALLGWTGSRHFERELRRFAGHERKMVLNSHTLYDTRLNLFLPAASEEEIFQHLGLEYVPPTQRNA; encoded by the exons ATGGCCCTGGTGCCCCTGAAGAAGAGGCGAAGGGCCCCGTCCCCACCAGCTGGGCCCCCGGACACTGGGCGCTTCCCCGCCGTGGTCCTGTGCTTGGTGGAGAAGCGGATGGGGGCCAGCCGCCGGGCCTTCCTCACCCAGCTGGCCCGGGCCAAGGGCTTCCGTGTGGACAGGGCCTATAG CGCCGCAGTGACCCATGTGGTGTCGGAGCAGAACTCTGGGGATGAGGTGGCCcggtggctggagcagcagcgggaggagtgtggtgctgggggggacCCTGCCCTGCTGGACATCAGCTGGTTCACGGAGAGCATGGGGGCCGGACGGCCCGTGGAGATCGAGTCCCGGCACCGCCTCAGG GTGACCGCGCTGGCTCCGCTCGGGCAGCAGATGGCACCGTATGCCTGCCAACGCTGGACCCCGCTTCTCCACAGCAACCAGCCGCTGACG GAGGCGCTGGAGACCCTGGCGGAGGAGGCGGGTTTCAGCGGCAGCGAGGGGCGCAGCCTGGCGTTCACCAGGGCAGCCTCGGTGCTGAAGGCCCTGCCCGGCCGGCTCAGCGCCCTGGAGGAGCTGGGGCCTCTgcctggcattggggagcacTCCCGGCGGGTCATCCAG GATGTGCTGGAAGATGGCGTCTCAGTGGAGGTGGAGAGAGTGAAGCTGTCGGAGAGGTACCGGACTATGAAG CTCTTCACCAAGATCTTCGGGGTTGGGGTGAGGACGGCCAGCCGGTGGTACCAGGAGGGGCTCCGGACGCTCGTGGATCTGCAGGAGCGGAACACCAAACtgaccaggcagcagcaggcag GGCTGCGGCACTATGAGGACCTCAACACCCCGGTGGAGCGTGGCGAGGCGGAGTCCATCAGCCGGATGGTGCAGGAGGCTGTGCAGCGGTTTCTGCCCGGAGCCTCGGTGACGCTGGCCGGCGGGTTCAGACG GGGGAAGCCACGCGGCCACGACGTCGACCTGCTCCTCACGCATCCCGAGGCTGGCAGAGAGGCGGGGCTGCTGAGCCGCGTCGTCAGCTGGCTGGACAGCCAG gGTTTGATACTCTATCAGCACAGCCAGGAGAACAGCTTCGCGCTCCACGAGGGCCCCGAGCCGCCCGGGGGCAGGGACGTCCTGGACCGATTTGAGAGGTGCTTCTCCATATTCCGCTTGGAGGCGCAGGGGCACCTGGGTGCTGTCCGAGGCTGGAAGGCCGTCAGGGTGGACCTGGTCATGGCTCCAGTCGATCAGTTCCCGTTCGCTCTTCTCGGCTGGACTGGCTCCCGG CACTTTGAACGCGAGCTCCGGCGCTTCGCCGGCCATGAGAGGAAGATGGTCCTGAACAGCCACACCCTGTACGACACCAGGCTG AACCTCTTTCTACCTGCTGCATCCGAAGAAGAAATCTTCCAGCACCTGGGCCTGGAGTATGTGCCACCCACGCAGAGAAACGCCTGA